In one window of Arthrobacter pascens DNA:
- a CDS encoding FMN-binding protein: MTVRGAVSAALASAGILLAGWQAGAQVAEVQAPVAAMSVGATGGAAAGDGTSGTGSTDSGSSESSTAAGGTYTGASVQTRFGSVQVQITVKAGAITDVKALHLTDDDRKSVQISNRAAPLLRSEALAAQSANVQTISGATVTSDAYLTSLQAAIDAAHL; encoded by the coding sequence GTGACCGTCCGGGGAGCAGTTTCAGCGGCGCTGGCATCGGCCGGCATCCTCCTGGCCGGCTGGCAGGCCGGCGCCCAAGTGGCCGAGGTCCAGGCTCCGGTAGCGGCCATGTCAGTTGGAGCCACCGGAGGGGCGGCCGCCGGTGACGGTACCTCGGGGACCGGAAGCACAGACTCCGGCTCTTCAGAGTCCTCGACGGCGGCCGGCGGCACATACACGGGCGCCAGTGTCCAGACCAGGTTCGGGAGCGTCCAGGTCCAGATCACTGTCAAAGCCGGCGCAATCACCGATGTGAAGGCGCTCCACCTCACCGACGACGACCGCAAATCCGTCCAGATCAGCAACCGGGCCGCTCCCCTGCTGCGGAGTGAAGCGCTGGCGGCCCAGTCCGCAAACGTCCAGACCATCAGCGGCGCCACAGTCACCAGCGATGCGTATCTCACCTCCCTCCAGGCAGCCATCGATGCCGCCCATCTCTGA
- a CDS encoding ferredoxin reductase family protein — translation MNSQLMPAPPAHSRSGGPEVRTYPAIPAGPHNFASQHRRRRLRSDALTVTAWSSVAASLALWLADGGARGIDSAASAFTAMGIVAGLAGMDLVLLMLLLAARIPLIDRTIGHDRALEFHGKLGKPSLYLLLAHGLLIAVGYGMAEGLDPVSESVALWVQVPDMWLAFISMALFLAVVITSLVAVRRRFPYEFWYGVHLLTYAAVATSIPHQFSVGAVFAEGTWQRWYWMAICVATGTALLFFRVLQPVLATYRHRLTVSRIQTVAPGVVNIEMSGRQLDRLTGTGGRFFVWRFLAPGLWWHPHPFSLSAEPLAHGLQGEGGLRITVRNLGRGSAQLARLRPGTKVAVEGPYGLFGTAARTRDKVVMIGAGIGITPLRALLESTPFSPGNATVLLRGHSEQELYLSVEILEICRNRGARLFHLTGPRVDGDPHTWLPEEAVRRGHTLAAYAPDISESDVYVCGPAGWARNVVADARTAGVRAEQIHHERFDW, via the coding sequence AGGTTCGTACATATCCCGCAATCCCCGCCGGGCCCCACAACTTTGCGTCACAGCACCGCCGACGGCGACTCCGCTCTGATGCCCTGACGGTGACGGCCTGGAGTTCGGTGGCGGCTTCACTGGCGCTCTGGCTAGCCGACGGCGGCGCAAGGGGCATCGATTCCGCCGCGTCCGCGTTTACCGCAATGGGGATCGTCGCCGGCCTGGCGGGAATGGACCTGGTCCTGCTGATGCTGCTTCTGGCGGCCCGGATTCCGCTGATCGACCGCACCATCGGCCACGACCGGGCGCTGGAATTCCACGGGAAACTCGGCAAGCCGTCCCTCTACCTGCTGCTGGCCCACGGACTCCTGATAGCTGTGGGCTACGGAATGGCCGAGGGGTTGGATCCCGTCAGCGAATCGGTTGCCCTGTGGGTCCAGGTGCCTGATATGTGGCTCGCCTTCATTTCGATGGCCCTGTTCCTCGCTGTGGTCATCACTTCCCTGGTGGCCGTACGCCGGCGTTTTCCCTACGAGTTCTGGTACGGCGTGCACCTGCTGACGTATGCCGCAGTCGCCACCTCGATCCCGCATCAGTTCAGCGTGGGAGCGGTCTTCGCTGAAGGGACGTGGCAACGCTGGTACTGGATGGCCATCTGCGTTGCCACCGGGACGGCCCTGCTCTTTTTCCGCGTGCTACAGCCCGTCCTGGCCACCTACCGGCACCGGCTCACCGTCAGCCGGATTCAAACGGTGGCCCCAGGGGTTGTGAACATTGAGATGTCGGGACGTCAGCTCGACCGGCTTACCGGCACAGGGGGCAGGTTCTTCGTCTGGCGGTTCCTTGCCCCGGGATTATGGTGGCATCCGCATCCCTTCAGCCTGTCGGCGGAACCCCTTGCACACGGCCTTCAGGGTGAGGGCGGCCTGCGGATAACGGTGCGGAACCTGGGCCGTGGATCGGCACAGCTTGCCCGCCTGCGGCCCGGAACAAAGGTGGCTGTGGAAGGACCTTACGGGCTATTCGGCACGGCGGCCCGCACCCGGGACAAAGTGGTAATGATCGGAGCCGGAATCGGCATCACCCCGCTGCGTGCCCTGCTCGAAAGCACACCGTTTAGTCCTGGAAACGCCACCGTCCTGCTTCGGGGACACAGCGAACAGGAGCTGTACCTCAGCGTGGAAATCCTTGAAATCTGCCGGAACCGTGGCGCCAGGCTCTTCCACCTGACAGGTCCCAGGGTCGATGGGGACCCGCACACCTGGTTGCCTGAGGAGGCTGTCCGCAGGGGCCACACACTCGCAGCCTACGCACCGGACATCTCGGAGTCGGATGTTTATGTCTGCGGTCCGGCCGGTTGGGCCCGCAATGTCGTCGCCGACGCCCGTACCGCAGGCGTCCGGGCGGAACAGATCCATCACGAAAGGTTTGACTGGTGA